Proteins encoded within one genomic window of Methanosarcina barkeri str. Wiesmoor:
- a CDS encoding ABC transporter substrate-binding protein yields MPGDEPASPASGVSDESVSEGSDALAPGDSNESTSQGSDELASGDSKESTSQGSNELVAAVGTHGGEPETGFNPITGWGYSHEPLVQSTLFKKDSNGSLITDLATNYSVSDDGFTWTVNIRDDVKFHDGVPLTARDVAFTFNTAANSSGVDLSVLKNAVVLDNYTVEFTLNDPQTTFIHKLVAIGIVPEHAYNDTYGENPIGSGPYRFVEWDKGQQAIFEANPDYYGQAPYFKKLTLLFMQSDTAFAAAKSGQVDIAEIPSSYADQKVDGMKIVSLSSIDARGITFPMQPDTGKKTENGYSIGNNVTSDPAIRKALNIGIDRQTLIDGALNGQGEEEFTGVDKLPWGNKDAIFEDGKVDEAKKLLADAGWKDTDGDGILEKNGTKAEFTLLYSSNAQERQALAVALSEEAKELGINIKVEGKSWDEIDTLAHSTPVVFGYGSLDPTDLYLRYYSKSYDPSNYNNIILYNNSVVDNYLKTAITSTDQDTANKNWQLAAWDGTTGFSEKGDATWLWIATINYMYIMDEDIDFGTPKIQPHGANIFGNILEWKRT; encoded by the coding sequence ATGCCTGGTGACGAGCCAGCTAGTCCGGCCTCCGGAGTATCGGATGAATCGGTTTCCGAAGGTTCAGATGCGTTAGCTCCCGGAGATTCGAATGAATCAACTTCCCAGGGCTCGGATGAGTTAGCTTCTGGAGATTCAAAAGAATCAACTTCCCAGGGCTCGAATGAGCTGGTAGCAGCTGTCGGAACACATGGCGGAGAGCCGGAAACCGGTTTTAACCCGATTACCGGATGGGGTTATAGTCATGAACCGCTGGTCCAAAGTACTCTTTTTAAAAAGGACAGTAATGGGTCTCTTATCACAGATTTAGCGACAAATTATTCTGTTAGTGACGATGGGTTTACCTGGACTGTTAATATAAGAGATGACGTAAAATTCCATGATGGGGTACCTTTAACTGCCAGAGATGTAGCATTCACGTTTAATACCGCAGCAAATTCGAGTGGAGTCGATCTCTCAGTACTGAAAAATGCGGTAGTCCTCGATAACTACACGGTTGAATTCACATTAAACGATCCGCAGACGACTTTTATTCACAAGCTTGTAGCTATCGGGATTGTGCCTGAACATGCCTATAATGATACTTACGGAGAAAATCCGATTGGGTCAGGCCCATATCGATTTGTAGAATGGGATAAAGGTCAGCAGGCAATCTTTGAAGCAAATCCGGATTACTACGGTCAGGCACCTTACTTTAAAAAATTAACTTTACTCTTCATGCAGTCCGACACGGCTTTCGCGGCAGCTAAATCAGGACAGGTTGACATAGCTGAAATTCCTTCTTCCTACGCTGATCAGAAAGTAGATGGAATGAAAATAGTGTCCCTTAGTTCCATTGATGCTCGGGGAATAACCTTCCCAATGCAGCCCGACACGGGAAAGAAAACGGAAAATGGCTACTCAATCGGAAATAATGTAACCTCCGATCCTGCGATACGAAAAGCTCTGAACATTGGAATAGACAGGCAGACCTTAATCGATGGAGCATTAAACGGGCAGGGTGAAGAGGAATTTACGGGTGTGGACAAACTACCCTGGGGCAATAAGGACGCTATATTCGAAGACGGAAAAGTAGACGAAGCAAAGAAGCTTTTAGCGGACGCCGGCTGGAAAGATACCGATGGTGATGGCATTCTTGAAAAGAATGGAACGAAAGCAGAATTTACCTTATTGTATTCCTCAAACGCCCAGGAAAGGCAAGCCTTAGCCGTTGCACTGAGCGAGGAAGCTAAAGAACTGGGAATAAACATTAAAGTCGAAGGTAAGAGCTGGGACGAGATTGATACCCTGGCGCATTCAACTCCTGTAGTTTTCGGATACGGTTCGCTGGATCCAACGGACTTATACCTGAGATATTACAGCAAAAGCTACGACCCTTCAAACTACAACAATATAATACTATACAACAATTCGGTCGTGGACAACTATCTAAAGACAGCCATAACTAGCACTGATCAGGATACTGCCAATAAAAACTGGCAACTGGCTGCCTGGGATGGAACAACAGGATTTTCTGAAAAAGGAGACGCTACCTGGCTCTGGATTGCAACTATTAATTACATGTACATTATGGACGAGGATATAGATTTCGGGACTCCCAAAATCCAGCCTCATGGTGCCAATATCTTCGGTAATATCCTGGAGTGGAAACGTACATAA
- a CDS encoding radical SAM/SPASM domain-containing protein yields MELYKSKLVRIFYNITNRCNLYCHYCYAGSGHPVDQAQLSLDTIERIASDGRKCGASSVLLSGGEPFFRKDWFDVFSVFDDYGYDLSVSSNGTLINEKTIQKLTKFKNIIFQISLDASEQNFDKIVGVNGTFKRVTKAIDLLLANGYEIQVNSVLHKSNFQDIPFLIRYSYERELLLRFTLLSTDYGRAKGSPLSLDLSQIQKVIQAVHVSRKVNPYVELNIPPLLLHPDDLFHISPSCGWMHHQCGIQSNGDVTICGLSGGRPDLVAGNVKSQSLEYLWNNSPLFRKLRLLEITKIKEICGICPFLSVCGGSCRLTPYISTGDFYAPNGVCQMFYEALKRGDIEDFPSYVINLGFMECLSQN; encoded by the coding sequence ATGGAATTATATAAGTCTAAATTAGTTCGAATTTTTTATAATATTACAAATCGTTGCAATTTATACTGTCATTATTGTTATGCAGGTTCTGGTCATCCAGTTGATCAAGCCCAACTATCCTTAGATACTATTGAACGTATAGCTTCAGACGGGAGAAAGTGTGGTGCAAGTTCGGTACTTCTATCTGGGGGTGAGCCTTTTTTTCGTAAAGATTGGTTTGATGTGTTTAGCGTTTTCGATGATTATGGATACGACTTATCAGTTAGTTCAAATGGAACATTGATAAATGAAAAAACTATTCAAAAGTTAACAAAATTTAAAAATATAATATTTCAAATAAGTTTAGATGCATCTGAACAAAATTTTGATAAAATTGTTGGTGTTAATGGAACGTTCAAGCGAGTGACAAAAGCAATAGATCTCTTGCTAGCAAATGGATATGAAATTCAAGTTAACAGTGTGTTGCATAAAAGCAACTTTCAGGATATACCTTTCTTAATACGATATTCTTATGAACGAGAGTTGTTATTACGTTTTACTCTTCTTAGCACAGATTATGGTAGAGCGAAAGGAAGTCCTTTAAGTCTTGATTTGAGCCAAATTCAAAAGGTTATTCAGGCAGTTCACGTTTCCAGAAAAGTAAATCCATACGTAGAATTAAATATTCCACCATTACTTCTTCATCCAGACGACTTATTCCATATTTCTCCTTCGTGTGGGTGGATGCATCATCAGTGTGGAATACAAAGTAATGGCGACGTAACTATTTGTGGACTCTCCGGTGGTAGACCAGATCTTGTGGCAGGTAATGTAAAATCACAATCGTTGGAATATCTGTGGAATAACTCTCCTCTATTTAGGAAACTGCGATTGTTGGAAATCACTAAGATCAAAGAAATTTGTGGAATTTGTCCGTTTTTAAGTGTATGTGGGGGGTCATGCAGGCTAACTCCTTACATATCGACTGGAGACTTTTACGCTCCGAACGGTGTTTGTCAGATGTTTTATGAAGCATTGAAGCGTGGTGATATAGAAGACTTTCCTTCCTATGTGATCAATCTGGGTTTTATGGAGTGCCTATCTCAAAATTAA
- a CDS encoding formate--phosphoribosylaminoimidazolecarboxamide ligase has product MITKQQVLEFLKNYDLENITIATICSHSSLQIFDGARKEGFRTLGICVGKPPKFYEAFPKAKPDEYLVVDSYADIMNKAEELRQKNTIIIPHGSVVAYLGTENFADMAVPTFGNRAVLEWESDRDKEREWLLGAGIHMPGKVDDPHDINGPVMVKYDGAKGGKGFFVAKTYEEFEELIDRTQKYTIQEFITGTRYYLHYFYSPIRNEGYTLSKGSLELLSMDRRVESNADEIFRLGSPRELVGAGIRPTYVVTGNMPLVARESLLPLIFSLGERVVEESLGLFGGMIGSFCLETVFTDTLEIKVFEISARIVAGTNLYISGSPYADLMEENLSTGRRIAREIKIAAQTGQLDKIIS; this is encoded by the coding sequence ATGATCACAAAACAGCAGGTTCTTGAATTTCTGAAAAATTACGATTTAGAAAACATTACAATTGCAACAATTTGCTCCCACTCTAGCCTTCAAATTTTTGACGGAGCTCGGAAAGAAGGCTTCAGAACTCTGGGAATCTGCGTCGGCAAGCCTCCAAAATTTTATGAGGCTTTTCCCAAAGCAAAACCCGATGAGTACCTTGTCGTCGATAGCTATGCCGATATAATGAATAAGGCTGAGGAGCTTAGACAGAAAAACACCATTATTATCCCACACGGCTCAGTAGTTGCTTACCTTGGCACGGAAAATTTTGCAGATATGGCCGTACCTACTTTTGGAAACCGGGCTGTGCTCGAATGGGAATCAGACAGGGATAAAGAGCGTGAGTGGTTGCTCGGAGCAGGCATTCATATGCCCGGAAAAGTCGATGATCCTCACGATATTAATGGGCCTGTAATGGTCAAGTACGACGGGGCAAAAGGAGGAAAAGGTTTCTTCGTCGCAAAAACCTACGAAGAGTTCGAAGAACTTATAGACCGGACCCAGAAGTACACGATTCAGGAATTTATCACCGGGACCCGTTATTACCTTCATTACTTCTATTCCCCTATCCGAAACGAAGGATACACTTTAAGCAAGGGCAGCCTTGAACTTCTGAGCATGGACCGCAGGGTAGAATCCAATGCGGATGAAATTTTCAGGCTCGGTTCCCCCAGAGAACTCGTAGGAGCAGGAATCCGCCCGACATATGTAGTCACAGGAAATATGCCCCTTGTAGCAAGAGAATCCCTCTTACCCCTCATCTTCTCTCTTGGAGAAAGGGTAGTTGAAGAATCTCTTGGCCTCTTTGGCGGGATGATAGGGTCTTTCTGCCTTGAGACTGTTTTTACGGATACGCTAGAGATTAAAGTGTTTGAGATCTCGGCCAGAATTGTTGCAGGAACAAACCTTTACATTTCAGGTTCTCCTTATGCCGACCTGATGGAAGAAAACCTCTCAACCGGAAGAAGAATAGCCAGGGAAATCAAAATCGCAGCCCAAACAGGCCAGCTGGATAAGATAATATCCTAA
- a CDS encoding ABC transporter permease — MSNNEKIAGFIGKKAFRLASLLIIVCLASFMLIQYSPIDPVRAYIGEMPVTAEHKAKLEAYWGVNIPPQEKFLNWAGDILKGDFGTSLIYRVPVIDVIKERFTASLVLMGISWLFSGILGFALGIIAGAKQGTWVDKAIKIYCYALAAAPTFWLALVLLIVFSVYLGWFPIGLRVPIGVTADNVTFFDWFKRLILPALTLSLLDIAKITMFTREKLIEVLSSDYVLFAKARGEKGLDLVLRHGIRNVALPAITLQFLGFSELFGGTVLVEQVFSYPGIGQTAVAAGLGSDVPLLLGIVIFSTLFVFFGNLIADIIYEFVDPRIKQQEALM, encoded by the coding sequence GTGTCAAACAATGAAAAAATAGCGGGCTTCATCGGAAAAAAGGCCTTCAGGTTGGCAAGCCTTTTGATTATAGTTTGTCTTGCAAGTTTCATGCTTATACAGTATTCGCCTATAGATCCCGTTAGAGCCTATATCGGGGAAATGCCAGTAACCGCAGAACACAAAGCTAAACTTGAAGCTTACTGGGGGGTTAATATCCCTCCGCAGGAAAAGTTCCTGAACTGGGCTGGAGATATTCTTAAAGGAGACTTTGGGACTTCACTGATTTATAGGGTTCCAGTTATTGATGTCATTAAAGAACGATTTACAGCTTCCCTTGTTCTAATGGGAATTTCTTGGCTATTTTCAGGAATTTTAGGTTTTGCTTTAGGAATAATAGCGGGCGCGAAGCAAGGTACGTGGGTCGATAAGGCAATAAAAATTTATTGTTACGCTCTGGCTGCTGCACCGACATTCTGGTTAGCACTGGTTCTTCTAATAGTGTTTTCAGTATATTTGGGCTGGTTCCCAATAGGATTACGTGTACCTATAGGGGTTACAGCCGACAATGTAACGTTTTTTGATTGGTTCAAGCGTTTAATTCTCCCGGCACTAACTTTGAGTTTATTAGACATTGCCAAAATTACAATGTTCACTCGAGAAAAATTAATCGAAGTCCTCTCCAGTGATTATGTCTTATTTGCAAAGGCAAGAGGTGAAAAAGGTCTGGATCTTGTATTGAGGCATGGAATTCGAAACGTTGCACTTCCGGCCATTACCCTGCAGTTTTTAGGATTCAGTGAACTGTTCGGGGGCACAGTTCTGGTTGAACAGGTATTCTCATATCCCGGAATCGGACAGACTGCAGTGGCAGCAGGACTGGGATCCGATGTACCACTGCTTTTGGGAATAGTCATCTTCAGCACTTTATTTGTATTCTTCGGAAACCTGATTGCTGATATTATCTATGAATTTGTTGACCCCAGGATAAAGCAACAGGAGGCATTAATGTGA
- a CDS encoding ABC transporter permease has protein sequence MSTTVVTVNRGLFRGLNLRQKTLLIIGFTSLLLLSIVVSSVFLGEEPLHTNFGSKNLAPSLEHPFGTDWMGRDMFIRTLEGLGLSILVGGLASTISTVLTVILGLLSSAGKTADSFVSWLVDLFLSIPHLLLIILISIGMGGGATGVITGVALTHWPSLTRVVRAEIKQLKTQEYIHISRNLGRSKWWIATRHILPHLVPQILLGTILMFPHAILHEASVTFLGFGLSPHEPAIGIILSESMRYLSAGYWWLAFFPGLSLLIVVLAFDMIGESLGKLMNPKNAHE, from the coding sequence GTGAGCACTACTGTTGTGACAGTTAACAGGGGACTATTTAGAGGATTAAATCTCAGGCAGAAAACGCTTCTGATAATAGGTTTCACTTCACTTTTATTACTTTCAATTGTGGTTTCCAGCGTGTTTTTAGGTGAGGAACCGCTACATACCAATTTCGGCTCTAAAAACCTTGCTCCTTCTCTGGAACACCCATTCGGAACAGATTGGATGGGAAGAGACATGTTTATAAGGACTCTGGAAGGACTGGGTTTAAGTATACTGGTTGGAGGGCTTGCTTCTACAATCAGCACTGTATTGACCGTAATTTTAGGATTACTTTCAAGTGCAGGAAAAACTGCAGACTCCTTTGTGTCGTGGCTGGTAGACCTCTTTCTTTCAATTCCTCATCTGCTTTTAATAATTCTTATTTCCATCGGAATGGGAGGAGGAGCAACAGGAGTTATTACCGGAGTTGCATTAACGCACTGGCCAAGCTTAACAAGGGTCGTAAGAGCAGAAATCAAGCAACTGAAAACCCAGGAGTACATTCATATCTCCAGGAATCTTGGCAGGTCAAAATGGTGGATAGCTACAAGACACATTCTACCTCATCTGGTTCCCCAGATACTGTTAGGCACGATTTTAATGTTTCCACATGCGATTTTGCACGAAGCTTCAGTCACATTCCTGGGGTTCGGGCTTTCACCACATGAACCGGCAATCGGTATAATTCTTTCCGAATCTATGAGGTATCTTTCAGCAGGATACTGGTGGCTTGCATTTTTCCCGGGATTGTCGCTGTTAATTGTAGTTCTGGCATTTGATATGATTGGAGAAAGTTTAGGAAAGCTGATGAATCCGAAAAATGCTCATGAATAA
- a CDS encoding 3-isopropylmalate dehydratase small subunit, whose amino-acid sequence MKGRAWKFGDDVDTDAVIPGRYLIYNTPEELAKYTFEGVRPEFAKKVHENDIVVAGNNFGCGSSREHAPLALKGAKVACVIAKSFARIFFRNSINIGVPVLECPDTDRIDDGDELEVDLSTGVIENKTKGETYQATPLPDFVREIVDEGGLIEYARKLVSER is encoded by the coding sequence ATGAAAGGAAGAGCCTGGAAGTTCGGAGACGACGTGGATACGGATGCAGTGATTCCCGGAAGGTACTTGATTTACAATACCCCTGAAGAGCTTGCAAAGTACACGTTTGAAGGTGTACGCCCCGAATTTGCAAAAAAAGTTCATGAAAATGATATCGTAGTCGCGGGAAACAATTTTGGTTGCGGCTCATCGCGTGAGCACGCGCCCCTTGCCCTGAAAGGAGCAAAGGTAGCCTGTGTAATTGCAAAATCTTTTGCAAGGATCTTTTTCAGGAACTCAATAAATATCGGAGTTCCTGTCCTGGAATGCCCTGATACTGACAGGATTGACGATGGAGACGAGCTTGAAGTAGACCTGTCCACAGGAGTTATTGAAAACAAGACAAAAGGTGAAACCTACCAGGCAACCCCTCTCCCTGATTTCGTGCGTGAAATCGTGGATGAGGGTGGACTTATCGAATATGCCAGGAAACTGGTCTCTGAACGCTAA
- a CDS encoding transcriptional regulator, which produces MDELKDQDGLSATSDSLPGSEQLEQGGKVLVLPVNGESRKITQILSNETSIKILELLGKKSMSATNIAEELELPLTTVKYNLDSLIESDLIKIKQIKWSKKGRQVKIYESAEKLIVLVPSKSSIDKLSLVSLLQKYLGVIGAAFFAAAGIEYFSAYMKAKRVIDATAPLRMRTMETLDNSSPEQMILGINESNNVSPKIALDQQVPEGAANTSSEALGSGEGNLSSGLEAGTTQGVTEVPMSTPDGLNSVPGCSSIPPEGLSHASGIHGLYDMLFLHPGFWFLLGCLFIVVVLIVREVYYKKKAK; this is translated from the coding sequence ATGGACGAGCTCAAAGATCAGGATGGTTTATCGGCAACCAGCGACTCCTTGCCGGGATCGGAGCAGCTGGAGCAGGGTGGCAAGGTGCTTGTTCTCCCGGTAAATGGGGAATCCAGAAAGATCACTCAAATCCTTTCCAATGAAACATCAATAAAGATTCTTGAGTTGCTCGGAAAAAAAAGCATGTCTGCAACCAATATTGCAGAGGAGCTGGAGCTTCCCCTTACTACTGTCAAGTATAATCTTGACTCACTTATAGAGTCCGATCTTATAAAGATCAAACAAATAAAGTGGAGCAAGAAAGGAAGGCAAGTAAAGATCTACGAGTCAGCCGAAAAACTGATTGTCCTCGTTCCTTCGAAAAGCTCTATAGACAAACTCTCTCTCGTAAGCCTGCTGCAAAAGTACCTCGGAGTAATAGGAGCTGCCTTTTTTGCAGCCGCAGGTATAGAGTATTTTTCAGCTTATATGAAAGCAAAACGGGTAATTGATGCAACTGCTCCTTTGAGAATGAGGACAATGGAAACACTTGACAATTCTTCTCCAGAGCAAATGATACTGGGAATAAACGAGAGCAATAACGTAAGCCCGAAAATAGCTCTCGACCAGCAGGTGCCCGAAGGAGCTGCAAATACAAGCTCTGAGGCTCTGGGATCTGGAGAAGGAAATCTGTCCTCTGGACTGGAAGCTGGCACTACTCAAGGAGTTACTGAAGTCCCGATGTCCACCCCGGATGGTTTAAACTCTGTACCGGGGTGCTCATCTATTCCGCCTGAAGGGTTATCTCATGCAAGCGGGATTCATGGGCTTTATGACATGCTTTTTCTTCACCCTGGGTTCTGGTTCCTGTTAGGGTGTCTTTTTATAGTAGTCGTACTGATTGTAAGAGAAGTCTATTATAAGAAAAAAGCCAAGTAG
- a CDS encoding ATP-binding protein, whose translation MPKIENKELRPVFRGKNTGALRVLGSEENPGKGLLSIGNYMALDHSRGAAVYLDALKPHAILICGKRGYGKSYTMGCLLEELAFLEPAIKKRLASVVIDTMGIFWTMKYPNAFEARKLKNWELTPAGLDIEIFVPVGKVEAYRERNIDVKPFSIPISELSGSQWCRIFSIEEVSPPGILMVRAIESLREKGEAYSFEEILREIAGDPRSDEASKGAVENYFRAVNSWGLFSKEGTKLSDLVSGGRTTILDVSTLENENVCAAAVSIIAGRLYEARLEARRTYEKKLMGEKAHREEFPMVWLFIDEAHIFIPAKTEGLASKVLINRCLRQGRQPGLSLVLATQRPASLHPDVVSQSDLLICHRLTASDDILALETSRPLYMQENLQAYIKKMGSERGAALIVDDHSESVHLVRIRPRLSWHGGGEPSAFDSHLKEKSNENAVQLQK comes from the coding sequence ATGCCTAAAATTGAAAATAAAGAACTAAGGCCTGTTTTTCGGGGGAAAAATACTGGGGCGCTGCGTGTACTTGGAAGTGAAGAGAACCCTGGAAAGGGTCTCCTGTCAATTGGAAATTACATGGCACTTGACCACTCGCGGGGAGCAGCCGTTTATCTTGATGCCCTGAAGCCTCATGCTATTTTGATCTGCGGGAAAAGAGGATACGGAAAATCCTATACCATGGGCTGTTTGCTTGAAGAACTTGCTTTTCTTGAACCGGCCATTAAAAAAAGACTTGCATCCGTTGTTATTGACACTATGGGGATTTTCTGGACGATGAAGTATCCAAACGCTTTTGAAGCGCGGAAGCTTAAAAACTGGGAACTCACTCCAGCCGGGCTCGATATTGAGATTTTCGTGCCTGTGGGCAAGGTTGAAGCTTATAGGGAAAGGAATATTGATGTAAAGCCATTTTCCATCCCGATAAGCGAACTTTCAGGAAGCCAGTGGTGCAGGATCTTTAGTATCGAAGAGGTTTCTCCTCCTGGAATTCTAATGGTAAGAGCAATAGAATCCCTCAGAGAAAAAGGAGAAGCATATTCTTTTGAAGAAATTCTCCGCGAGATTGCCGGAGACCCTCGCTCGGATGAGGCTTCAAAAGGAGCTGTAGAGAATTACTTTAGAGCAGTAAATTCCTGGGGCCTTTTCTCAAAAGAAGGAACAAAACTGTCAGATCTCGTGTCGGGAGGGAGAACAACTATCCTTGATGTGAGTACGCTTGAAAACGAAAACGTCTGCGCTGCAGCAGTATCAATTATTGCAGGTAGACTTTATGAAGCAAGACTTGAGGCAAGAAGAACCTACGAAAAAAAACTTATGGGAGAAAAGGCTCATAGGGAAGAATTTCCCATGGTCTGGCTCTTTATAGATGAGGCTCACATTTTCATACCCGCAAAGACTGAAGGCCTTGCTTCGAAGGTACTTATTAACCGCTGCCTCAGACAGGGCCGGCAGCCTGGCCTTTCCCTTGTCCTGGCAACCCAACGGCCTGCAAGCCTGCATCCGGATGTTGTTTCCCAGAGTGACCTTCTTATCTGCCACCGCCTTACGGCAAGTGATGATATTCTTGCTCTGGAAACTTCACGGCCTCTTTATATGCAGGAAAATCTCCAGGCATATATTAAGAAGATGGGAAGTGAAAGAGGGGCTGCCCTGATAGTGGATGACCATTCCGAGTCAGTTCATCTTGTGCGCATCCGCCCGAGGCTAAGCTGGCACGGAGGAGGGGAACCAAGTGCTTTTGACTCTCATCTCAAAGAAAAAAGCAATGAAAATGCCGTTCAACTACAAAAGTAA
- a CDS encoding isocitrate/isopropylmalate dehydrogenase family protein: MTQYKIPVLPGDGIGPEIIAEGRKVIDAAGERFGFDVEWIEYPQGADHYLETGELISEDTLKELSGYPAIYLGSIGDPRIAPGVLEKGILLTARFYFDEYVNLRPIKLLDGVWTPLKDKTSKDIDFVVVRENTEDFYVGVGGRAKKGASKDLLEVKRTLYSAKFGLDIETDSEEIGYQIGLISKEGTDRVIEYAFDLAENRRKHVSSVDKANVLSDIYGFWREEFNAISAKHPGVTTDFNFVDAVTMWFVKNPEWFDVVVTPNMFGDIITDLGAMIQGGLGLAPGGNINPTGTSMFEPIHGSAPKYKGQNKVNPIATIWAGAMLIEHLGEKEAADTIVNAIQKNILDSKVKTYDMGGKSTTSDVGDDIARIIKGE, from the coding sequence ATGACGCAGTATAAGATTCCGGTCCTCCCGGGCGACGGGATAGGCCCAGAAATTATCGCCGAAGGCAGAAAGGTAATAGATGCCGCTGGCGAAAGATTCGGTTTTGATGTAGAGTGGATTGAATACCCGCAGGGAGCAGATCATTATCTTGAAACGGGAGAACTGATTTCGGAAGATACCTTAAAGGAGCTATCCGGATACCCTGCCATTTACCTTGGTTCCATCGGAGATCCAAGGATTGCCCCTGGCGTCCTTGAGAAGGGAATCTTATTAACTGCACGCTTTTATTTTGACGAGTATGTTAACCTTCGCCCGATAAAACTTCTTGATGGGGTGTGGACCCCTCTCAAAGACAAAACCTCGAAAGATATCGATTTTGTGGTTGTCAGGGAAAACACCGAGGACTTCTACGTAGGGGTCGGCGGTAGAGCAAAAAAAGGAGCGAGCAAAGACCTTCTTGAAGTAAAAAGAACGCTCTACTCTGCAAAATTCGGTCTTGATATCGAGACTGACAGCGAAGAAATAGGATACCAGATAGGCCTTATCTCCAAGGAAGGTACAGACAGGGTTATCGAGTACGCCTTTGACCTTGCCGAGAACCGGAGAAAACACGTTTCTTCCGTTGACAAGGCAAATGTGCTTTCCGATATCTACGGCTTCTGGAGAGAAGAGTTCAATGCAATTTCTGCAAAACATCCCGGCGTTACTACAGACTTTAATTTCGTTGATGCCGTCACAATGTGGTTTGTGAAAAACCCCGAATGGTTCGATGTGGTTGTAACCCCGAACATGTTCGGAGACATTATTACTGATCTCGGAGCCATGATCCAGGGTGGCCTTGGCCTTGCTCCCGGTGGAAACATCAACCCGACAGGCACGAGCATGTTCGAGCCGATTCACGGTTCAGCTCCGAAGTACAAGGGACAGAACAAAGTCAACCCGATTGCCACAATCTGGGCAGGTGCAATGCTCATAGAACATCTCGGAGAAAAAGAAGCCGCAGACACCATAGTTAATGCAATCCAGAAAAACATTCTGGACAGCAAAGTAAAAACCTATGACATGGGTGGCAAGAGCACAACCTCAGATGTCGGAGACGACATTGCAAGGATAATAAAGGGAGAATAA
- a CDS encoding ABC transporter ATP-binding protein, which yields MRLKGENISFGYKTNNLILKDVNISLGNGEVLGLIGDSGSGKSTLCKILAGYENKYQGKVSLDGKEIPSKGYNPVQLVFQHPEKAVNPKWRMKDILNEGHLVSQDIIEAFGIKNNWLNRWPNELSGGELQRFALARALSPKTRFLIADEITTMVDAITQAQIWNIVLNIVEELNIGVLVVSHDRNLINRLCHNTIYLKDINNT from the coding sequence ATGCGTCTTAAAGGTGAGAACATAAGTTTCGGGTATAAAACAAATAACTTGATTTTAAAGGATGTTAATATTTCTTTGGGCAACGGAGAAGTACTGGGCCTGATCGGGGATAGTGGAAGCGGAAAATCAACTCTCTGTAAGATCTTAGCAGGCTACGAAAATAAGTATCAGGGGAAGGTAAGTCTAGATGGGAAAGAAATCCCGTCAAAAGGCTATAATCCGGTCCAGCTCGTTTTTCAACATCCGGAAAAAGCTGTAAACCCTAAATGGAGAATGAAAGATATTCTAAACGAAGGACACCTTGTTTCACAGGATATTATAGAGGCATTTGGAATAAAAAATAACTGGCTTAACCGATGGCCCAATGAGCTTTCAGGAGGAGAACTTCAGAGGTTTGCCCTTGCAAGAGCTTTAAGCCCTAAAACCAGGTTTTTAATTGCTGATGAAATTACTACAATGGTAGACGCTATTACTCAAGCTCAAATCTGGAATATCGTTTTAAATATCGTCGAAGAACTTAATATTGGAGTACTGGTCGTAAGCCATGACAGAAATTTAATTAACAGATTATGTCACAATACAATTTATCTAAAAGACATAAATAATACTTGA